CAAGGCAGGTCGAATTCGTGCTCGAACTGCCCAAGACAACAAGCGGCAAGATCAAGCGCCGATTATTGCGCAGCGAATCGCGTCATGCGGCCTGAGCTGTTTATCGATCGCTGGCGAGTGCGGCTCGCGCACCCCTTACCGGGCCGCGCGGCGCAGTCGCAGCTGGCGCCGGACCTAAGCTACGGCCGCCATTCCGATCCGCCCGCTTGGAACGCACGCCCGGCCGCCGTGATCGCGCTCTTTTATCGCCATGGCAAGCAGTGGCGTCTGCCGCTCACGGTACGTCCCGCGCACTTGAGCGCGCACGCCGGCCAGATCTGCCTCCCCGGCGGCGCGATCCAAGACGACGAGTCGATCGAGCAAGCCGCGCTGCGTGAGCTGCAGGAGGAGATCGGCATCCCGCCGGATGGCGTGCAACTGCTGGGACGGTTGTCGCCGATCAACCTGTTCGTCAGCAACTTCAGCGTCGCGCCGTGCGTGGCGGTGACCGAATCGGCGCCGCAATTCGTACTGGACCCGAGCGAAGTCAACGAAGTCATTGAACTACCCTTGGAACGGCTGCTCGAACCAGCCGCTCGAGGCCACGATCGCATACCCGGCCGTGCGATTCCGCTCTCTGCGCCCTACTACGAATACCAAGGGCACCGCATCTGGGGCGCCACCGCGATGATGCTCAGCGAATTGGCAGTGCTCTGGCAAGAACTCTGTTGATTTGCAATCAGCCAGCCGCCTGGCGAACCAAAAGCTTGACGCCGGCGTGCGGTAGCTTTCATACTGGAGAGCGCAACGACCTCATCTGCATCTCTGTCTCGTCGGCGAAGGACCGTTCCGATGCGCTGCCCACTCATCTGCCTTGCAATTCTAACCGTTCTCGCGGGCGTCGGCCGAGCCAGTTCGATCCCTAGTATTTACTGGAGCGAATCCGGCGGCATCGCTCGGGCGAACATCGATGGCGGAGGGGCGGTCGCGCTGACGCCCGGTTTCGTGATCGGCGGACTGGCGCTAGATCGCGCTCGCGACCAATTGTTCTTCACCGATATCGTGCCGAGTGTGCCGATCGGCCCCTCCGGAATCGTGAACCGCGGAACTGCAGACGGCGCGGGCGTTGCGCCGATTTTGCGGCAATTGCCCGCGCCCTTGGCGCTCGCGCTCGATCGTAACGCCGGGCAGGTGATTTGGTCCGATGCCGAGCTGCATTCCATTTCGATCGCCGGGTACGACGGAGCGCATTCCAAAACAATTCTCGAGCCGGAGCCGTCGATTGCCAATATCAACGGGCTGGCTTTCGACCCCTGGGAACGCAAACTCTATTTCAGCTACATCAATCCGCTGGTTGACAATCTTCGCCCCGGCGGTATCGCGCGCATGAACCTGGACGGTAGCGATCACGAGAACGTCGTGAGCGGGCTCGTTTCCCCGCAGGGCCTGGCCGTAGACCACGTGCGCGGTTTTGTTTACTGGGCCGACCCGGAGTTTGGCAAGGGACTTATTGGTCGGGCGGGGCTCGACGGCAGCGACCCGATGAAATGGACGGGCGGGCTCGGCAGCCCGCAGGGCGTGGCCGTCGATCCCTATACGAATCAAATCTATTGGACCGACTCGGCGACCGGTAAGATCCAAACCGGCACGCCGTTCGTGCCGGCGATCGATCTCGTCACGGATCGCGATCAGCCGAACGCGATTGGCCTGCTGATTCATTCCGGCCTGGACGGCGACACGAACGACGACGGCCAGGTGGATCTATTCGACCTCAATGATGTGCGCAACCATTTCGGCCGCACACCTGGCCCCGGCCCCGGCGACGCCGACCTGGATGGCGACGTGGATATTCAAGACTTGAACGCGGTGCGCAACAACTATGGTTCGCGGTTCACCGCACCGGCTGAATCGAATGGGGTGCCCGAGCCGAGTTCCGCATTGCTGGCGGCGGCCGGTATATTGGCCGTGGGCGTGCTTGCCCGGAAAAGAAAATCGCCAACCTTGGTCCGGCGATGACCATGGTTGGCGAAGCGTTGATTTCGATGCCGGCGCGATCACCAGCTTACGGGCCGATGCTGCCCGGGTTGCTGGCCAGGAAGTCACGCGGGCCGCGCGTGGTATAATAGGGGTAGGCGACCTGACCTGTGGGCGGTCCGCCGGCGTACATGGCGTTCGCTTCGGCGCCCGCGACGTCGCAGCCAGGGGGCAAATGACGACCACCGCCCGCCAGTCCGCCTCCTCCACCGCCGCCGCAACTCGCACAGCCGCCGCCATTGCCACCACAACTGGAGCAGCCAGCGCCACCACCGCCGCCGCCATAGGTGCAGCCAGCGTTGCGGCAGCAGAAAATGCGATCCAATAAGCAGCAACCGCTAGTCGAGGTCAACACGCTGGCAAGCGCGGCGACCAGAACAAGACGTTTCATGTCCAGAAATCCTTTCCGCTGGGTCGAACGGCAAAGCCTCTAGAGGGACTTATCGTCCGCCGATTCCTTACAATCCAATAAATCGGTACGACCGCCGCGACCCCTTGCGACCGGATAACCGAGCGACTTTTCCGCTTCCTTACTACCGCCGCACACGTTCGAGTTCATCGCCGCATATGGTTGCCACGCTGGAGTTTATCGAGGGGATCCTCGTCACGTATGCCAAGGCCACGGACGCCAATCGCACCACCCCCTGGCGGCGGGGCAACGTCATCGAGTTGAGCGCCGAATCCGGCGCCGACGTGATGATTACCGCCGATTTGCACGGCCATCGCAGGAACTTCAACGCCATCCGCCGCATCGCGGATTTGGCCAACAACCCGGGCCGGCACCTGGTGATGCAGGAAGTCTGCCACGGCGGGCCGACCTATCCCACGAACGGCGGCTGCATGTCGCACGCCATGCTGGAGGACGTCGCCAAGCTCAAGGCGACGTTCCCCGAACGGGTCCACTTCCTGCTTTCCAATCACGAGATGGCGGAAGTCACCGATTTTCCGATTCTCAAATCGAAGAAGATGCTCAACCTGCTGTTCCGAATGGGACTGCAGGAAGTCTACGGTCCGGCCTTCGAGCGCGTGCGTAAGGCGCTCGTCGAGTTCATCGAAAGCTGTCCGGTCGCGGTGCATCTACCCGGCGACGTCTGGGTCACGCACAGCGCCCCGGAGCGTTGCCAGATGGAAGGCTTCGATCGCGGCGTGCTGGAACGCCCGCTGGACTACGCGGACTATCAGGAAGACGCCGACCTGTTTCGCATGCTCTGGGGGCGCGACCATCGCGCCGAAAATGCGCAAGCATTCGCCGACGCGCTCGGCGCCAAGGTGCTGATCCACGGACACGAACCCTGCTGCGAAGGTTTCGCGGTGCCTAACCCAGTGCAGGTCATCATCGACTGCTGCCACGACAAGGGCCGATACATGATCCTGCCGTTGGATCGAGCACTCACGCAAAAAGAAATCGTGGAGCGCATCCAACCACTGGCAGGATGAGCAACAACTCGGAACGCGAAAGTGGGAAGTCGGAAGTGAATTGTGGGCAAAGCGACGAGTGACTGAGCCGACTGGTCGAATACTTCCGAGTTCATCGTTCCGACTTCTGAGTTTCCCACCATGTCCTTCATCCCCGAGCCGGATCCGCCCCCGTTGATCCCGCCGAACTGGCGGCCGCGGTTCACGATCAAGCGCATCTTCGCACTGACCACGGTCTGTTGCGTGCTGTTCGCGATCTGGCAAGGACTCCTCCGCGGCGTGAATGCCGCGAACGTCACCTCCGCGATGGAAGCCAAATTCTGGGTCGTGATCCTCGTCACGCTCCCGATGCTCCTGATGATCATCGCCGGCCTGATCGAGCCCTGCCGACGACTTTACGCCAGGCTGCGCCGCCGATAGCGAACGTCTCAATTGTCCCACTGTCTGTAGCCGAGGTCTGTGACCTCGGAGGTTGGACGAGGCAAAGGTTCACGCGCGGACTTTAATGCAGAACTTGCACCACGAAAGGCACGAAAAGCACGAACGAGTTTTTCGGAGCCTTGCGCGCATCGCGCGTTATTGAACT
This is a stretch of genomic DNA from Planctomycetia bacterium. It encodes these proteins:
- a CDS encoding CoA pyrophosphatase — encoded protein: MRPELFIDRWRVRLAHPLPGRAAQSQLAPDLSYGRHSDPPAWNARPAAVIALFYRHGKQWRLPLTVRPAHLSAHAGQICLPGGAIQDDESIEQAALRELQEEIGIPPDGVQLLGRLSPINLFVSNFSVAPCVAVTESAPQFVLDPSEVNEVIELPLERLLEPAARGHDRIPGRAIPLSAPYYEYQGHRIWGATAMMLSELAVLWQELC